In Caldanaerovirga acetigignens, the following are encoded in one genomic region:
- the ilvC gene encoding ketol-acid reductoisomerase — MAKIYYDSDADLKVLQGKKVAIIGYGSQGHAHALNLKESGVDVIVGLYEGSKSWNQAEQAGLTVKNVEEAAKEADIIMLLVPDHVQPKIYEKSIKPELKEGKALAFAHGFNIRFNQIEPPEYVDVFMVAPKGPGHLVRRMYEQGAGVPALIAVYQDYSGKALEIGLAYAKGIGATRAGVIETTFAEETETDLFGEQCVLCGGLTELIKAGFETLVEAGYQPEIAYFECLNEMKLIVDLIYEGGIKWMRYSISDTAKYGDITVGKRIITEETRKEMKKVLEEIVSGEFAKRWILENQAGRPVYKTLLSKDAEHPIEKVGETLRSMMPWLKK; from the coding sequence ATGGCTAAGATTTATTACGACAGCGATGCAGATTTAAAGGTCCTTCAGGGCAAAAAGGTGGCGATAATAGGATACGGGAGTCAGGGGCACGCCCATGCTCTAAACCTAAAAGAAAGCGGCGTGGATGTGATTGTGGGATTGTATGAAGGAAGTAAGTCGTGGAACCAGGCAGAGCAAGCGGGACTTACAGTGAAAAATGTGGAAGAGGCGGCCAAGGAAGCTGATATCATTATGCTTCTCGTGCCTGACCATGTCCAGCCAAAGATTTACGAAAAGAGTATAAAGCCGGAGCTGAAGGAAGGCAAAGCATTAGCTTTTGCCCACGGCTTCAATATAAGGTTCAACCAGATTGAACCACCGGAATACGTGGATGTATTCATGGTAGCACCTAAAGGTCCAGGACACCTTGTGAGGAGGATGTACGAGCAAGGAGCTGGAGTTCCGGCGTTGATTGCGGTCTACCAGGATTACAGCGGAAAAGCGCTGGAAATAGGATTAGCTTACGCAAAAGGAATAGGTGCTACTAGGGCGGGTGTCATCGAAACTACCTTTGCAGAAGAAACGGAAACCGACCTTTTCGGTGAGCAATGCGTACTTTGCGGAGGGCTCACTGAACTCATCAAAGCCGGTTTCGAAACACTGGTGGAAGCAGGGTACCAACCTGAGATTGCATATTTTGAGTGCCTCAATGAGATGAAATTGATAGTGGACCTGATATACGAAGGCGGGATAAAATGGATGAGGTATTCTATCAGCGACACCGCCAAGTACGGCGACATTACGGTCGGAAAAAGAATAATAACGGAAGAAACAAGAAAGGAAATGAAAAAGGTTTTAGAGGAAATTGTCAGTGGCGAATTTGCAAAAAGGTGGATTTTAGAAAATCAGGCAGGAAGGCCGGTATACAAGACGCTCCTTTCGAAAGATGCTGAACATCCCATCGAAAAAGTGGGAGAAACCCTCCGCAGCATGATGCCTTGGTTGAAAAAATGA